The Teredinibacter sp. KSP-S5-2 genomic interval GTCCTGGCAGTTGCGGCCATACCTCTAATCGCATTACATTTTGTAACACCCCTAATCGTGAAGACTGCTAGAATCAGGCAGTCTTTCACTGATTATTATGGCGACTACGCAATGACCTTACCTATAAACCGGATTTTTGCGCTTATCCCTTTTATTCTTATCGTCTCTTGCGGCAATGACGATGCCCCCAAAGGCGATCTCAATGACACCTATGCATACCAGGCAAACAGCCCATACATAGACTCCCTTGCCCCCTGCGTACGCCACTATAATTTTCCCAGTTGTACGTTACACAAACTGCCTATCATCGGCCTCGACCATGAAAGCCCAAGCATAGAAAACGTTATGGATCATGTGGTGGTCTCTCACGACTGGATGGGAGAGCGTTTTGAGCAGGTTCTCAACCAATTGCCCACGGAAGTGCTGTATTTATTCAAGGGCGTTACTGCGGTAGTAATAGACAATGACATTCGACCCGCCTTTTACAGTCACGGAACAGGTGCAATCTACCTCGACCCGGCGTTACTCTGGCTAACCGTACAAGAAAAACGAACCATCAACCCCAAGGAAGATTATCGTGCGGGTTTTTCTGACCCATTAAGCTTTCGCTCTGTCTGGCGTTATGTAAAAGGCAATACAGTTGTTTCCGCTCGCGGCTCACTATCGGATATGAGTGAAAGAACCCTTGAGGATATTATTCCGACATTTGCCGCACTACTATTTCATGAACTTGCCCACGCCAACGATTTTATTGCTCCCGGCAGTTATCAGCAGATAAATCGAAACCTCACAGTCAGCCAGACAATCGATTTATTACACAGTTCAAGCCCATCGATACAACTGCGTGACAGCGCGCCATTATCGTCCTCATTACTCTACGGCCTGGCTGGCGTGATGTTTCATGGCCATGCACCGTCAGATGCCGAACGTGCGATTTCCGCCGACGAGGTTGGACAGGAATTTGAAATGGATATCGCCTCCGATGATTACGCCTATTCCAGCCTCTATGAAGATACCGCCATGCTATTCGAAGAAGCCATGATGAAATACTTCTTTGATATTGACCGCGATATCGCGTTTACCACGCCTCCCGGAGCAAACAATAACTGCCAGGACTACGTAGTCAAATGGGGTATTCGCAATCGTATCGGTGACGAGGAAGTCAGAATACGGGCACAACTGGTGGTGGAACAATTGATGCTCGGCGTAGATTTTGGGACGTTTTTCACCGATCTGGTAACACCAACACCGCTTAATAACGATGTAAGCTGGTGCCAATCGGTAACTATTCAGGCAAACAGCGTCCAGCAAAAAGTACAAAGTGACGGAGCCCTGGAACAAATGCCGTTAATTAACCCTCACCTGCGCCCTTATTTGTAATAGAGCTCGCCCATTTCTCCTATCCGGCATAAATGAGGCGAATAAAAAACTTCGTTAGTAATAAACTATTTATATAGTTTGAAGGGTTGTCATTTTCTCAAACTGACGATTCAGCACAACGAATTTTCGCCAGATCGCAACAACTCGAATCTAACAGCATTTAAAAACAACAATAGTGGATATTTTCAGCCATCTCGATTAAATAAACACTGTTAAAACCCTATTCGTTAGGACAAAGTATCAAAAAATCTGCATAAGAAAAAAGCCATGACTCAAAAATTCGGCCTAGATAAATTGATAATTTGCTCAATTCATTTCAGAACTGAGCATATTTTTGAAAATCAATCTTAACGCTTTGAACTCAAGGCGCTCCCGGAAGAGCGCCTGATTTAATTAAGGAGTAGGAGGAAAATTTTCGTTAAGTAGATCGCGTAGAGAAAGTCTAGGGCTGATCTGTTTATAACCCGACCGATCCATAAACTCAACTTCGTAAAAATGTTCAGGCTCCATTGCTGGCGGAAGAATTTCCGTTGTTAGTTTAAGTGCAACAGCTTTACAACCTTCTCCAACATAACAAGAACCACCAGTGTAGGTTAGTAGATCTTTTTGGCCATGACCAAGCCAGTTAACTCTAAGATCAAACCCTTCTGGATGAACACCCATAGTACCGTCGTTTATTCGGTAATCTTGATAAAGATCGATTAATACTTTTTTGTTGTCAATCGTCACACTCACTGAATCCGCAAGTGTGCGCTCATATATAGGGGAAAGCTCACCACTAAATTCAAATATGGTCTCACCTTGACTCATGGCTGGATCATTGAATGTACTCTTATTAGTTGTAACCTTTAAGCGAACAGTTTTCGATTGTCTAGGGTAGAAAGAAGGATCATCAAATTCGGCCAATACATCTTTGTATATCCAAGCATCAGTCGAACCCGCCAATCCATACGGATGACTTTCCTGCCTCTTAAAACCAGACACTTTATAGTCTGTAGCTCGCGGAAACTTAATTTCCAGAGTCTCTGGTAGAAAACCAAATTGTTCATCCATTTTCCCGTAGACTATTGCACCGGATACTTCATTTAGATCCGGGCCAGGGTAAGCTCCCCAATAGCTTGGTCTTATATTCTCAAACTTGTATCCGACAAGTTCCGCATAGGATAAAGACGAAGTTAAACTGGCAATTAAAATTGTGCCAGACGCGATAACGCATTTTTTTGCTAATGCATATAAATTCACAATCATGCTCCTTGATAAGGTTTGACTATAGAACAAGCAAACCGTGTAGAAAGAACGATCCGTTGTTCTATAAATTATTAGAAATTGGGCTATTGCCCAAGGCTAGGTTAGACTTAAAAAAAACTATGGTAAATTCTCGATATGTGATTTATTGATGCATATCTCGCTTTGAAATATTAGGCACAAAAAAAGTCGCCCAATTCATTTTCTTTACCTTGGTTTGACTCGAAGCTTGGGTGCCTAACGAACTAGCTGCCCTTGATAATAATCTGAATCGCGCATTTTTTTATCAATAAAATCTATTGGCACCATTTTCTGCTCTGTCCATTTAGGTGCAATCAGATCCTGTCGCCGGTTAGCAATCGCAGCTAATCGCTGAACAGAAACATCAGGGGAAAGGTGGCGCAAGAATAAAATTATCTTGTCGGAATACGTATCCAACTCAACAGGCGTAAAATTTCCTTCCTGATAGAGTTTTGCCAACGGGGTATTTTTAAAGACATGCAAATTATGTAGTTTTACATTATTTACAGGCAGTTCATTTATTCTCTGCGCCGTTTCGACAATTTCCTGCTCTGTTTCGTTGGGCAAACCAAAAATTAAATGCACCCCGACATCAGCTTCGGTTTCACTGGCCAAAGTTTCTATGGATCGGATATTCTGCTGTACGCTATGCCCGCGCTGTAAAAATTGTAAGTGATGATCGAAAAAACTCTGCAAACCTAATTCGACCAACAAATAATTATCTGCTGTCACTTTATTGAATAGGTCTATTACTCGGCTGGGGAGACAATCCGGTCGAGTCCCGACGACCAAACCACATACCCCCTCCTGTGCGGCAGCAATAGAGAACCGTTGCTTTAATATTTCTACCTTATCCAGAGTATTCGTATAAGACTGAAAATAAACCAAAAACTTCGAGCATTTTAAACGGCGAATCACATGCCTTTTATTCCGCTCTATCTGTTCAACTAACGATTCTTCCCTTTCCAGGTGATAGGCGGCCGATCCATATTCATCACAAAAAATACAGGGTGGCAGCACTGAACTATTCGATCGATTTGGGCACTGCTCAGCAACACTTACCGAAATCTTACCAACACGTTCACCGAACCGATGACGAAAATATTGACTGATGGGGTAGTAAGGCTTGCCGTTCCATAAAGTAGGTATCGACACTGAACACTGCTCACTTTTAAAAGGCCAATACTATAGTACAACCAGCAGGAGAAAACTTTATACGAAGTCAAATATACCGAAGAATGCCATTTTACCTACACCATGGTTAATGAGATACACAATCGCAGTGTTATAAGTAGAGGCAAGCGAGGAGGAGACAAGGCGATCACAAATTGCGACCGCCTCTGAACGAGGACAGGGAGAATAACGTTCGTATGTTTATTTGGTTACCAACCACACCGCATGAATAATGCCAGGAAAGTACATTAGAAAACAAAGAATAATATTTATCAAAAAGTGTTTACCTATCCCGTTTTTCAGAAAAACGGCTAGAGGTGGCAATAGTATTGCCAAGACAATCAGTACGATCTTGTTCATAGTCTATTTCCCCGAACAAATTTATTATTAATACGAGTGTCGCATCAGACGCAAACCCAACGAATATAGTCATCCAAAAAGAGGGGGAAATATTGTCATAGGATACGACTATAAGCAAAAAGGAAATGAAGTTATTACAAAAATTTTACAAATCCACCACTATCACATAGATACCTTATAGTGGATGTAAATAACCACATCCAAGCAAAAACATCTTAATTTCATAAAATACGAGTTCGATAGTTTTTACTCGATAGAATCAAAAACGGCTCCCTAGGAGCCGTTGAGTGTTTCTATTTATTAATGCCTCTTTCTTCTTAATATGCACAAGCATGTTAAGCTAATAAGGAAAATCGCCAATCCATTTGGCTCGGGAACGTCCACCGCATCAAAAGTCAAATTATCAATATAGTGTCCCCAACTATCACTTGGCTGGAGAATTTCCATCATACCTATCGCAGTACCTCCAACATCCACCCTATCAAACCATGAAGTTACTGGTGTTGGGCTTAAACTACCGATGGTAAAACTGCTTACTAATGACAACGACAAATCGTACAGATTAATGACGCTATTCACACCCGAACTACCTGCACCATTGTAATCAAATGCGATATTGCTTGCTCCGGAGGTGAACGTCATCACCATCGCATCAGCCCTTAGGCCGGAATTATTATTATAAAAGTTAGACAATGCCATTGGCGGGGAACTGGGGTGAATATCACTATAAACTGAACCGTCGACTGCTTCGAGATTAACAGTTTGACCGTTTTCAACGCCGCTAAAAATCACACCATCTGCCGCATACTGAGAAGTAACATCCTCAAATAAACTGAGGTCATCAAAGTCAATAACAACGGCATAACCTTTGCCAGCAAAGCTAAATGCGGTTAGAAAAAGACACAGATGAAAGCATTTTAATAAAAGAGTCTTTTTATTCATTTTCGCTATTTCTCCCTAAACCAGTTGAATTTGCCACACAAGCGGATTTCCACTTTCAACTAGCTAAAGGCAACTTTTAAGCCACAAAAAAAAATAACAAAGAAAACAAATATTTAAACCAAGTCACACTTTTCCAGAAAATTAGATTGTAAAACGTTTCGACGAAACTTTGATCTGAGGCGTAAAAAACCGAAGAATCATGTCGACCATTTCTCAATTTATCTAATTTTTCGGATCGATATTGTTTATTTATATAAAAACAAACTAAACCTAGTAACCAAACATTCTAAAAAAGCCCCATCTGATGTTTTATTAATGAATCAAAAGATAAATCAACAAAAGGCAGAATAGCCTCAGCAATCGGCCGAAGCTGTTTTTCAATATAGTGCTCATAATCGACAGGGCTTTTCAAATATTCAACAGGCTCCGGTCCGTTAACTGTCATTACATACCGAATCCATGTCTTGTTTTGATAACGTAGAGGCTTGTTGTCAGCTTTATTATATTGGTCTGCCAACCGCGCTGCCCGGACATGTGGAGGCACATTCTTAACATAGGCACTTAGTGTTCGACGAAGGCGCTTGTTATATATTAAATCACCATCATATTTCCCTAACCGAACATCTTGAATGAGCTGCTCAAGATATTCCTTAACAGGCTTGTTATAAAAAACCAAGGAATACAACTTTTTCTGAAATTTTTTAGCTAAAGGTGTCCAGTCAGATCGCACAGTTTCCAAGCCCTTAAAAACCAACTCTTCGCCATCCGCTTTTAACTTCAAACCCGCATATCGTTTTTTGCTTCCCTGGCTGGAGCCCCGTATTGTTGGCATTAAAAACTTGGTAAAGTGGGTTTCGAACTCTAACTCCAAGCAACTGGTTAAGTTAAATTCTTTTTCCAATTTCTTCTGCCAACGTGTATTAATGTCATTGGCGAGCTTCTTTCCAATACTATCTATCTGCTCACAACTGTGCTCGCCGACTATTCGCACAAACGTAGAATCCGTATCGCCATAAATAACCTCATAACCGGCATCAGCAATCCATTTAGCTGTTTGCTGCATGATGTCGTGCCCTCTAAGGGTAATGGAACTGGCAAGTCGAGTATCATAAAAAGGGCAACCGCCCGCCCCCAATACACCGTAAAAGGAATTCATTAAGATCTTAATGGCTTGCGAACGCGCATGATCTTTATCTTTTTTTGCCTGATCCCTTTGCAGCCACAAAGATGTAATGATATCCGGCAAAAAATGTTTTTCTCTGGAAAACTGAGCCCCTTTATAGCCGGGAATCGAATGGTCACTTTCAAGCAAACCTTCAATCAACCCGAGTGGATCAATTTTGAAAGTTCGAATAATCGATGGATAAAGGCTTTTAAAATCCAGCACAATGACGTTGCTATATAAGCCGGGAATTGAATCCATCACATAACCGCCAGGGCTGGCTAAGCCGCCATCCTCCGGGCGGTTTGGTGAAATATATCCTGCACGATGCAGTTTCGGTAAATACAGATTTAAAAATGCGGCAACTGAGCCACCCACTCTGTCCAGGTCCAATCCTGTTAGCTGGCTTCGCAGAACAAGAAAATCGAGAAGCTTCGTTTTTTCAAAAATCTCTTCAACAAGAACACAGTCCTGCAAGTTATAATAAGCAAGCTTCTGTTTATTGTGGCGAAAATCATGCTCAATGGTTTCAACCCGATTATGCACATCCTCTGTTGCCTTGCCTTTCCCCAATAGCAGTTGCGATACGGCCTCCAGGCTAAAACTATCAAATTGATAAGTCGCGGTTTTTAATGCATCGATACCATCGATAATAACCCGGCCGCTAATATTAACGAATCCCTGATCCACCTCACCGGCTCTATCCCGCCAGCTGATTTTTTGCCTTCCACGCCCGATAGTTAACGAAATACCATGCAATTCAGCTCGGCGAATTAATAATCGAAAATCGAAATTAACAACGCTCCAGCCAATAATAATATCCGGATCAAACTGATTAATCTCCGCGATGAAATGCCGCAGTAATGCCTTTTCGTTAGATACCCAGTGAATCCAACTCTCAGCGGTCTGTTCTTTTTTGCCAACCATAATGACACGCTTGTAGTCGCCACTGCTCATACCAATAGAATAGAGCACCCCTTCACGGCTACACTCGACATCCAATGACAGGCTTTTTAGTGTGGGAATATATGTCGAAGGCCGCATACTGATATGCTGGTAGCGTTTGTATTCACTACCGTAATTGGACACAGGCAACGCCTGCCCGACGTACTCTGCACTACCGTATACAAACCGCTCCATAAGAAAGCGATCTGTCAGGCGTATATCGGCTTCAAATACCTCTAACCCGGCCTCATCGAGCACATCTTTTGCTTTATAAGCGTCTGTAGAAGAAACAAAATATAACGCAGCAACCGACCGTTGCTCAAAGGTCTTAAGTTCAAGCTCCCTGCTTTCAAAGGGGATATCCGCATCCGAAAGGAAATTTTTAGCCAACTCCAGATCAGATTGACAAATAAAAAATAGATCCCGCTGCGCAGGCGTTAACAAACACACAGGCCCTTCTGCACTGGAAAGCCAGTATTCAATATGAGTTTGCCCTAAAATTTCTTTGCGACCGCGCGTGAGTATAAAACCTTCACTACTCATTCAAGTTTCCGGACTTGGTTTACCGAAGAATGTACGGCAAGAATATACTACAAACGCGGGCGGTCAATAGTCATATAAGACCTCGAAGACTATCGAGGTTTGCTGCTGCAAGCGGGTGGATTAATCTACTGCGACTTAACCGCCAGGTCATAGAAAAGAATGGTTTCAAAATGGCTCATTGACGGATCCAGATCCGGGCAATGCAAGTACAGGGTAAGCTCCCAATACCCGTCACGGTTTTCCAGTACAGCATTGTCGATTATTTCCTGAAAAAAAGTGTCCGTAGAAACGTGTGTAATTCCCGACAAAGGTTGCACGGTAACACTGGCATGTAATGCTCCCTGCTCAGGCTCAGCGGCGTAAATTAAAGCTTTGTTCACGTTTGTGATCGCAGTACTAAAAAGCGGTTTGAGAATACGAAACCGACCTGTTGACGATGAAGAATCGATCATATCGGTCAATGTCGCAGTCCAATAACCATTTCGCTCATTTCGATACCACATTACTCGGGTAGCTTTAAGCCCATCCAACATCAAAAGTGAACCAGGCTTATTCTTCGCCTTTTTGACAAAACCGGCCGTTGTCTCCGGAATAGAATCCAAATGATAAGCAAAAAACAGGTGACGCTTCTGGAAGCTGGAAAAGTGGTCTTTACTGCGCGCGGTAACAAAATGTTCCCCAGGCGGCACCAAATACGCCTCACCAGGAGAAAAAGACACATCCAATTCCTCAAGTTTATCAAAATTCAATACCGCATTTTGTTGACGTTGCAGGTTATTTTCCAGAGGAATACGCATGAGTACAGGTTCACGGTTGTTTACATCAAACTTGTAATAGTTTAAGTCTCCAACACCATATTGATTAGCATCCTTCGCGTAGTAAATATTTTCTTTGCTACTGTACTCCAGCTTCTTTGCTCCGATTCGACCCAGCAATGCTTCTTTTCCGTAAGCATCCACTATCGCCAGGGCAAATACAATAATCGAAAGACCAATCAGCAACAGATTGGTCATCAAGGGCAAACCAGTTAAAGTCAATGAACGACTGCTTTCTCCTTGCAACGAATGCGCCTCGATTGACATATTGGACGCAAAGTAAATGATGGAGTAAATTGCGCTGATCACACCCGCAAGAACCACAAAAAAGAAAAAGTATTGATCATCCTGATGATGATTAGACAAATAGTGCCCGAGATAAAAGGCACAATAAAAAATAACAAGACCGCCAAGAA includes:
- a CDS encoding TIGR01212 family radical SAM protein (This family includes YhcC from E. coli K-12, an uncharacterized radical SAM protein.), whose translation is MSIPTLWNGKPYYPISQYFRHRFGERVGKISVSVAEQCPNRSNSSVLPPCIFCDEYGSAAYHLEREESLVEQIERNKRHVIRRLKCSKFLVYFQSYTNTLDKVEILKQRFSIAAAQEGVCGLVVGTRPDCLPSRVIDLFNKVTADNYLLVELGLQSFFDHHLQFLQRGHSVQQNIRSIETLASETEADVGVHLIFGLPNETEQEIVETAQRINELPVNNVKLHNLHVFKNTPLAKLYQEGNFTPVELDTYSDKIILFLRHLSPDVSVQRLAAIANRRQDLIAPKWTEQKMVPIDFIDKKMRDSDYYQGQLVR
- a CDS encoding YqaE/Pmp3 family membrane protein, whose product is MNKIVLIVLAILLPPLAVFLKNGIGKHFLINIILCFLMYFPGIIHAVWLVTK
- a CDS encoding DNA polymerase II; translated protein: MSSEGFILTRGRKEILGQTHIEYWLSSAEGPVCLLTPAQRDLFFICQSDLELAKNFLSDADIPFESRELELKTFEQRSVAALYFVSSTDAYKAKDVLDEAGLEVFEADIRLTDRFLMERFVYGSAEYVGQALPVSNYGSEYKRYQHISMRPSTYIPTLKSLSLDVECSREGVLYSIGMSSGDYKRVIMVGKKEQTAESWIHWVSNEKALLRHFIAEINQFDPDIIIGWSVVNFDFRLLIRRAELHGISLTIGRGRQKISWRDRAGEVDQGFVNISGRVIIDGIDALKTATYQFDSFSLEAVSQLLLGKGKATEDVHNRVETIEHDFRHNKQKLAYYNLQDCVLVEEIFEKTKLLDFLVLRSQLTGLDLDRVGGSVAAFLNLYLPKLHRAGYISPNRPEDGGLASPGGYVMDSIPGLYSNVIVLDFKSLYPSIIRTFKIDPLGLIEGLLESDHSIPGYKGAQFSREKHFLPDIITSLWLQRDQAKKDKDHARSQAIKILMNSFYGVLGAGGCPFYDTRLASSITLRGHDIMQQTAKWIADAGYEVIYGDTDSTFVRIVGEHSCEQIDSIGKKLANDINTRWQKKLEKEFNLTSCLELEFETHFTKFLMPTIRGSSQGSKKRYAGLKLKADGEELVFKGLETVRSDWTPLAKKFQKKLYSLVFYNKPVKEYLEQLIQDVRLGKYDGDLIYNKRLRRTLSAYVKNVPPHVRAARLADQYNKADNKPLRYQNKTWIRYVMTVNGPEPVEYLKSPVDYEHYIEKQLRPIAEAILPFVDLSFDSLIKHQMGLF